The Coffea arabica cultivar ET-39 chromosome 2c, Coffea Arabica ET-39 HiFi, whole genome shotgun sequence genome includes the window tcttttatttagtgtaagaaatttattttctttttcatcaccttaataccataaggtctattccaaagatgtaaagaagttggggaagatttttaacattattttggttatatttttttcaaaaataattagttCTATTCAATTCTTTTCCGAACTTGATTTCACAATTGACTTATTTGAGATACGGTCTTATACCATAATATCCTTGGGGAAGTTACCAAATACTTATTATCCttgtgtttgttgtgttgtagaagtatgaaatgtgtgaaaatggtgatgtactcaaaattattaagaaACTTCGTTTTGTCCATTAGATATTctaatatgtactaaatttatgagatcgatttgattattggatgaaatgtgTGAAAATGGTGATGTATGGACTTTAATTATAATATCTCTACCAATATTAATTGGAAAAGCatgtttttttattgaaaaacatgttgatattaagtagaaaataatttttttttattgaaaaatagttttttttaggGGCGGGTACCCTATGACCCGCCCCTTTTTTTCGGGTACCCGCTATTCGGGTACCCGAAAATATTAGGAGCGGGTTAGGGTCGCAAAATGGTTGATCCGATATATTAGGGTCGGGTCAGCCAAATCATGTTAGGGGtgggtacccgacccgtgccCTTAGCGGGTACCCGAAAATATTAGGAGCGGGTTAGGGTCGCAAAATGGCTGATCCGATATATTAGGGTCGGGTCAGCCAAATCATGTTAGGGGtgggtacccgacccgtgccCGCCCCTAGTTATAGCGGTTGTGCTCTATCACGAGAAAGCAACAAAGTGAGGATGCATTGCTAGTATATGAACGTTCTACTttcttttttgggataatttcagataccttccttgaggtttttgacaattgcaCTTAAATATCttctaaaattaaaaattacacgCACCTCCCCTTTGTGATGGATGTGACAACATGTCAGCACCAGAAGCCTTCTAATGACCAACTTGCCCTCAAAAGATTGTGGCTAATATTATtgcaaaaacaaaggaaaaaaattgccTACAATAATAATACTTCTTTTATTTGCTTCTTGGCGCGAGCATCTACAGCAAATTGTAATTGCCAAGACATTAGTAGCAGCATGAGCATGAGTTTTTGAATGGGGTGTTGCAATGTAATGCTATATGGCAATGCACTCCAGAATGTAGATCTTTTGCGTATCAGAAACGGTCATGGACTTGGCAGTGCATAGTCTCTTAGGCTAGGCAATCCTTACCATCTTAAACGATAGTTTGAGATGGTGTTTTTGTGTTCTACGGATTGCCTTGCATATGTATTAGTGTTGTGGCCCACATAATAGTCTTCAAACtatcttcttttgttgcttggACTGCTTAGCATGGACATGTAATTAAGTGGAACATACTTACTTGTCCTTATGCTGTTTAAGGCTTGTAGTGGACTTATTTTTCCAGTTATATGTTTAATAGGCATATGCAACTGTACAAAACTTCGTAATCTTCGAATGTATTCTTTGTGTGACTCACGATTCAATCCCTTGAAGAAATTCGCGAGTAAGAAAATCTGGTAATGAATTATTTTCACCTTTAATAtattcaatttcaaaataaaaaacagataaaatagcttgccatctagcaaatatttgttttgaaacaaaatttttaacatctttttgtaaaatttcttttgcTGATTTGCAATCAACTCTTAATAAAAAAGGTATAAATAGATGTAGGATTTCAAAAGACAGGCATTGATCAATTAATGTGATCTGAGCCTTCCTTATTGTAAACCTTCTCCTTATTTCCAATAAAATCAGAAGTTTGTTCATATTCGCTTCCACACCCCACGTTCATCTAATATCTAAATTCAAGACTATTCAAGAACTTTAATTACAAGTAAGTTCAAaactttctcttcattttctttccacGAGCCTGATTTCAAATATCTATCTTTTTCTGCTATAATAATTTGCTAATATCCTGGTtgtaaatcaaattttgaaaatatttttgcattaaataatctatttAATAAATCTCTCTTATTTGGAattggatatctaatccatCGTAACattttatttaatggtttataGTTAataactaatcttggaactcctctttctttttcagcttgattcattacataaaaagctgcacaactccaaggtgattttgaatgagttattaatttcttttctaacaaagtttgtatttcctttttacaaaattctaaatATTCTTTATTCATTTGAATAGGTCTAGCTTTAGTAGGAATATCCTTATCTGAATATCTTATTTCATATGGTAATTCTACTatatgttttttccttttccaaaaaGCATTTGGAATGTCTGCACATacttcttttttaattaattcttcTATACTGCACAAAAGGTCGCTGCTATACAGAACCAGCCCATGCATGAAAGCATtaattaaaaaggaaataaataattgaaatcAGGCTTgttgaaagaaaataaagagagaGTTTTGAACTTACTTGTAATTAAAGTTCTTGAATAGTTTTGAATTTAGATATTAGATGAGTGTGGGCCGTGGAAGCGAATATGAATGAAAGCTTGGGATTTTATTGGAAACTAAGAGAATGTTTACAATAGGGAAGGCTCAGATCACATAAATTGATCGATGCCTGTCTTTTGAAATCCTACATCTATTTATACATGAATTGAATTGAAATGCTCATTTCATTTGaatcttatctttttatcttcGTAATCTTGAAATCTTCGTCTGATTGGATGGAACAATCCGTAGCTTTTGAAATGTAGCCAACAATCCTAACTTTTAGTAGTCATACGGATCTTGTGCGCATGGTCCACCAAAAGGGTCAGATGTTTGAGTGGGTGATGACCAAGATTCCTCCGCCGTAGTGGATCCAGTTATTGTGGGTTCTTGATTTGAAATTCCTTTgtcttcttttgtttgttcCTTCGAATAATTCAGATATTCTTGAAGCATATCCGGATTTGTCAtcattttttaaaggaaaaaatctTGAGTTGGATTTGCTACTTCtgtctcttttccttttgaagGGGTGTTtggcctttgaatacttgaagaGGCAGCGACCTTTTGAAGCggacctttttcttttgtttgaactGTCACTAATTGCTGCatagtccatttgagttttTCACCTGTTTGAAGAAATTTGAGTACTGTCTCTTGGGAGCATATTTCTTGTTTGAATTCATCCCACCATTTAACTTTGAATTCACGAGCCAAAGACATTGGTAATGGTGCTTCTAAATCTTGCATAATTTtaaaactccagcaaaatatccaaGGTACTTTGAATTCTGCGTGAAATAATATTGAGCGAGTGTATTCTTCTCCTTGAATCTTTTTGCAATAAGTCTAAAATCCCATTAACACTTTTGGAGGATATATCTCCTATTGAGGTTCATAATATCTCCACCAATGATAGAACCAAATTGGAAAATCCTTTGGGCAATGTTCATGGAATATAAAAAACCATGAATGATCAAATGGTCTGTATAGAAAAGCTCTATACCAGGCCtgtttgtaatcttgatatgtgAATCCTTCTGGAATCCTTCGGAGTGAAAAATTCTTTTTGACTAAATGGAGGCTCATTCTCCTGGGGAGCAAACCTTTTTAATTATACATTTGCAATGGACTATTTCCTTTGGATTTGAAGGATTGGGTTTTGCAATAATTTCGACTGATCTAGTATCAACTAGAATCAGTTCATAATAAGATTGATTTTTGAGGGGGTCATCAGGACACCAATAGCATTCTTCTGGGAAAATCCTCTGAGTAAGtgttttgtaaattttttaactcaaatatgcattttttttttgcattgaaTAGCATTGATAtatcttcttcctcttcctcatTTATCATGATTGctaatattttttcctttaattctgaattatttgaaaatatttcatgTATCTTTTGCTTTACTTTGCAATTATTGGCTTTATGTCCTAATCTTCCGCATTTCCAGCAAGTAATATTTCTATTGTTTTGAAAtcttttcttaaatttcttataATAGGGTTCATTGGAAATCCTAGAAGGTTGTCTTCtcccttttttaatataatCAGATTTTTTGTAAGATTTTCCTTTTAATGCAGAAGGTGATCTAATACCTTGAATACCAAAAGtttcacaaaatgatcctacttcttatTTTTGTGATCCATACTTTTGTTGCATTTTTAATTCTGTGCATAATgctaatctttcttttttaataaatcCTAATAATTGTCCCAGTGACTCCTTCTAATGATAATATATCTGTacccatttctttttgtaaattagTCATAAttctttgagaaaataaagttgGTAGTCCAGtgataaatttttctttccaaaatgacaTATTACAATCAAGTCTTCTTAATACAtgtgttaaaaacatatctttgtaCCATCTGTAATCTGTAAGagttggacatcttaaattgGTCAAAAACATTTTATTAGAATGTAactcttcttttggatttcctacaAAATACATTGCAATTGTTACTATCAAGAATTCTGCTGCATCTGATTTAGTAGTGATGTTACCTTGCTCATCTCCAACTTCTATAGTGTGATTTAATATTgcagttttgctttctaatgttaaagcattatcccaccaattttttaattggcTTATGAATCCTGATATTAATATTGTTGCAATTTATTTTTCATCTGCATGTCTTACTTTATATGCTAATCttgccattcccatttcttgtaatGTATTTAATATCTCATATTCTACTttgccatctatattccattcatatattgaTTTTCCATCATATTTACTGGtgtgaaattttgatctttcttcatattgaatatctggaggtGTAGGTCTTGTATAATAATTTCTAGTGTCtatcattttccaatttttatagtttctttggggtttttttatattttttctagaaattttatttatagTATTATCAAATTGTCCTTCAACTATATCTATTAACTGATTGTTTTGGTTTTCTTCTTCTATGTCTGAAAATTCTTCTGGAGTGCTTGTTTTTTCAGATTCTGAAAtctctttaatttttccttgtTCTATCGTATGAATTCTTGATGTATTAGGGTCTGTAATTGTTAAACTTCTTTGAATTCTTCCTAATATTTGTGCTTGTGCtaattcttcttcttgtttataTTGCAGGCTTCTAGGTTGGAAATGTGGTGCTGAAATATCATTAGGAAATTTGGGTGTGGAAATTCCTGGAATAGCTTCTATccttttttctaatttatttcCTATTGTTTGAATTTTTGTATCTAAATATTCTACATTTTGGGATACCGAATGTAATaattgatttgtataattattttgatgatatactTTTTAATATCTTCATAAACTAATATTGCATTATCTTGCGCTACTCTGCCTTTTTTAAATGGGGAGGCCGTGGTTAAATCattaattttgatttcttgtaatggaggatgTATTGAAGTAACTATAGTATTATCTGCTAATGTCCATTTTTTGTAAAGactagtttgaacatttatagTAGGGATATTATATGGTGTattagtaattttatttttaatcatataatattctatccatttgaaaaaataaatttctaattGTCTTTCTTCTACTTCTTTATACcataattcttttaattttttctgaCATATTTGATCTAATTTTGAAAACCATTCTCTATattcattattttcttcatcaaatatttcttcttctaatttattaaaatctatttttctttttaattttatcatattaATTTCTCCTGCCATTTGTGAATGTGTGGGTGAATATTCACTTTTGTTTGTCTGTATTATTTCTGGAATAGGACTTTTAAACTTATAATTTGTATCTTGACTTTGAACTGGTTGAACGGTTTCTGGAAAGTCTGACATAGAGTGCCTAGGAGGTTGTGTATATGAATAAGATTTGTAAGAACTAGGGGTCTTTCTCTAAAAAGGAAATTGTAATGTTACCGTTCCATCTACTTCTTCAATAATTTGTTCTACTTCCGTTTGTTCTATATTTATAGGAATTTGTGGATTAGTTATTTGAAATTCTTGTGGAATagttatttcattccattttaattttttaggaGTAAATGCATTAGATTTTTCTGCTTGTAATTCTAATAAAACTGTTTCATCTTTTGAACTAGGTACCATTATACATTTTGGTGAAATTTGAGAGGATAATAGTTTAAAATATACTTTATATATTATAgcaaaatttttacattttttgtgaaattcGTTTCCTTGTAAGTGAATATCTAAGACTAATGAATCCATTATTAATGGGTCTGTCATGTCTAATGAATAGTTAGGTgcacaattaaaataaataggaCCACTACATGTGTTGGTTTGAATTAATGCTAATAAAGAGCTTTTATATCTTTTAAGCTTTTTATCTCTTAATGCCATGAAGATTGGGGCATCAACCCCCATATGAACTAAGGGTTTTACGGCTACTTGTACCAAACCTATCTGAATATATCTATATCcattattaatatatttttgtaatgATTGGTCATTCAATAAATATATAGTTTGAAATTGTTCGTTTATAGATCGACTCCTCATGTATTTTTATAGTCATTGCTactttgaaatcaaataatcctactttGTAAATTTCTTCAATGTTCTATTCAGGTATAGTCCAATTTGAACTATCTATTTCCATCTTAATTTCATTACTTAACACCAAGTCTGAATTCTTTGAATCCGATTTAGTCATCCATCGCTTTAATTTAGCTGCCATTTTTGCTAATCTCTTCTATTCATCTATCCTATAGGAACACCAGAGTCTTATGCCGGGAACACCAACTCTTTAGGCTTACCAACGGTCTCACTAAGTCTCAATGACTTACCAACACAGCATAGAAAACAGTCAGAATATAGCAGAAATAGTAACTTTAATTAAAACAATTTCTGaccaggctctgataccagaacTCAAACCTGAAATTCATAAACTAGCATGCAAAAGGTgttgttgctacaatgtgtcCACCAAGCATTTGCCTTTTGGTTTCATCACTACATAACTACTGAGGCTATGCATGTTGGTGGTACATTATTGCATGACTATggactaatcaaatgaattttaCAGTTTGTATGAATATTTATGCAGCTAGTAAACTCAAATTTTCCATTGTCAGCTTTTCGATTGATGAAATTTAATTGCTTCCAACTGATAGAGCCACTGCAATCTGCCTAACTCTTCCTGCTTCGAACGGTCAAAAGTGCAGAATTGCATATCTACTCTTTGCTATACTGAGAGGATCACTACTACTTTCatctctttttcccttttttaattaatttttataaacAAAGTGTTAAATGTTTTGTTCAGAATATAAAGAGGGTAAAGGTGGCAAAATTTTGTATGTCAATACCATTTCCCgcttttttttaactttcttttgCTGACAGGGGCCGCAATATTTATCAAATGTGTCCATCCAGGAGAGATgagtgtaatttttaattttagatGGTATTTAAGTgtaattgttagaaacctcgaGGGAGGAATATGAAAttacccctttcttttttgaccAGCTCCAAATAATTATGTCAGTTTCGTAAAGTTAAAATCTTATAATTAACATGAATAGTTGCATGGGATTGGAGCTTTTAGCCAGCGGATTCAAGATGTACATGTTTAAAGAAATATGGAAATTGCAAGGGGATTCCACACGTCTTTCATTGTTATTACAAAATGTCACATTATTTCAATTCAGATTGGCTGGTTAAACTTACCACATGGAATTTAGATCGAAGGAAATAGGCCTAGAGAAGTCAAACTCAATATCAAACATATTTGACTCCGGCAGTGTCCTTGGATTGGATTATCCATCTTTCAATAGAATCGCTAAAAACCCATACCTCAGATTTTTCTCAACATGTTATAGGAGGAGGATGTATATATGATAAGATGGTTCTGCTAATAAACGAATCATGGTCACGAACAATGCATGGAGTTTCTTAATGTGAGACCAATAAATATGAAATCACGGCCTCAAACAATGCAACAAGGTTCTTGATAGCTACATTTGGATCTTTAGATGAATCTAGATCTGAAATACAAGTCACTAAGATGGAGTCTCTGATTAGCTTGGCTGGCTGTTCCGGTTCATCGTTTGGTTGAGCCTTGCAGCTGCAGCCAAAGAAGCTGCAACGCCACCTGGACGAGTGGTCAGGTTTGGATCATTCCTCAGCTCTGCACCTATCACCCCCTCAGCATCTCGGCGAGTCACCGGCTTGTCTGCTGGCAATTTCGTGCATGCCTCCTACCCAAAAGCAAATGCCATGACATAACATTCCATtctaaaataccaaaaaaaacaaaaaaaatgacgGAGAGTATTCATGGGATTATTAGCTCATTTAAAgtaattactccctccgtcctattttgatagtcctattttcctttttcgtttGTCTTAatttgtagtccactttccaattgaagaatgtagttatcttttaatttctctaaaatatttttattcaaTGTAGGTTGTTATTAGCATAGACTACCTTGTTTAATATAGATTATTATTTACCCCGTTTAATGTAAAATGAGAATTGATTCTTTCTTGACCATCAATTCAAATTTTCATAAACAATCGATTCAAGTTTCtatgaataattaatataaagttgtactctatttaatgtaagggtattttagaaaaatagcaatctaaatttattttttcaacaaaattaactattttttcttaaactgcgTAAAAAAAGAACtagaactatcaaaatgggacagAGAGGGAGTATGTTTTTAGACTTTGCACAACTACACCACATAACACACCTAAATATGAGATTGAAGTTTCCTGGTGCATTCACCGCCATTATGAATATCAAACATCGATCAAAGTATAAGCATGCAGATGACAAAAAGATGCAAGTAATATTGTACCGATAAAACATCTGCCAACTTTGTTTTGTCCTCATCCCTTGTAACTCGAGCATTACGGGTTGCTGCAGATTGAGCTGCAGCAGCAACGCCACCAGGGACAATGTTGGTACGACCTGTTGCTCTAACTTCCGCTGCTTGTATTGCAGCTGCATCACTATAATCCACAGGCTTATTTCCTGCTGTGAGAACTGCGGCCTCAAGTGCTTCACCAATGGTGATGCTGCTCCTCAGTTCGTGTGGAAGAGCTATTTGGCCATCTTGCTGGCCAACCTAGCACAATATATGTTCCCAACTCAAACAAGTAAGTATTGGattcctttttcatcttctCTTTACTTTATAATGAATGAAAGAACATCACGTGGACTTAGGCCTTAATAGTTGCAACTGCAATTTAGTAGAGGCCAATTAGCGGTCCAAAACGAGTTGTAATCGATGTGGCTCAATTTGGATTGTCCTAATTtgtttttggaaacaaaaaataaaataaaataaaaactttgaTATTTGAACCTAATCTAATTGGAACACATTATGGCAATCTAATTTGGACCACTAATTGTTACCTACGATTACACCTACAACTGGATTAACCGAATTAATGTGTAAAAACAATTAAATCAACAGGTGGATCAAGGTTAATTTCTTAGAATAGTATCTATTGATTTAAACATTTCAATGGTTTGAGGATGAAAATCTAAGAACTTCTCTAGCTACCACCTCTTGGTAACTTGGGGTGCACGGTATAATTTGGAAAACATTTTTCATATATTTCTGTTCTTGAGGTCATTTGAGCACATCCTATAACTTATGCCTTGTTAAGAACTTGAAATCCTATGATCTATGTGAATAGGTGGGTGGGTGCATACGATCTATATGACCTATGATCTATGTGAATAGGTGGAGGAAAGATTCACAAAGGTACTCCCTCCGTTCCTATTTAAATGACCCTAAcccaatttttccttttatctGTTCTTTTATTATATCAACAAGAAAGTATttatgaactttttttttttggtccaaatTTATCCTTATTTATACTCCCAACTTTCTTTGAGTTGGGATTATGAGAAATTAAATGCAGTGTTTGTAGCGTTAAACATTAGAAAATGGGAGAGAGTAGATTACAGGCATTAATTATGGAGATTTATGGGTGAGTAGAAAGATAAATTAAAGGGTAGTTTTGGATAAACATTTACTCCTCCAAATTAACAGCTAGTATGTACCAATGTATCTAACTTTTTTGCTATATGTTTTCATGCATAGAATGTATATTTCACTAATTAGAATAAGTATCGTaattaccccaaaaaaaaaacaaagaaaaatcatgCGTGCTCTCAATAGCAAtacaatatttcaaaaaaaaaaaaaaagtaaagttaAAATAATGAGCTATGCAAAATAAAGAGAACCCGTGCCAGATGGgagggagggttgggttggatggtacggggggagggagtgtaagtgagagatctcgggttcgagtcctcctgcttatactaaaaaaaaaaaaattacaaaaaaaaaaaagagaacctGTGCCAGATGAGCTAGGACAGCTTCCTTTGATGCAACATCACCACCACATTTCACTTGTTCTTCTTCAGATTGAGGCCTAATTAGCTGTTCTCGACTCATTTTCCACTGCTGGAGATATGAATTTTGAGCTAAAACACGAAATTTAAATCAGTAAATattagtaacattcatgaaattCCAGTGAAGATAATAGTGGCAGTAGTAGTTTGCAATGAAATTGACACAAATATAGTGATGAAGAGTGGTCGAGAATATGCTTGATTTTAGtgcaacaagtgtccaaacacAGCCAGATTCTTGCGCTGAATTAAACACGTGGTGGGCTAAATCACACTGCTTTGCTTGGGGGAGCAAAATTGGAGGTGAGATAGAAGTGGCTGTTGAACCAGTAAATGTGACTTGGTCTTCAGGTTgtgcaaaaaaatatttttttttctagcatACTTCTATCTGTCTATTTTCTAGTTATCAAAGCTGTTAGCACAaaacagaagaaagaaagagagattttttttaaattttatttttttgtaaaagcATGCCAAAACAGTTATTCCTCTAGAGCCTTACACAACTATCATTAGTTACCATATCACATTTTTGTGCTTCTAGAAGCGTTTAGATAGAGTAATTCACAGGCTTTTGAGTTACTCTTAGTTGGACATAATTATCTTTGAGTTTTAAGTTGGCCTTAAAAAAGGGGTAAATATTACCTTTAACAATCTTAGACAAGTTAAATAACTCTAATATGTGTTACTTTACAAAGTCAAAATCTTTTTACTCAAAGTTGAGAATAAAAGAATTGACCGCAAAAACAAGGATCAGAACAGCTAGGCACAGGCCATAAGTATCAACTCCAAAAttcagaaaaagggaaaagatcaCAGACTTCAGTGCTCATTTCATCATGGAAAATGAACTGAACTAGCGAAAGTATCAGAAATCATTGCATAAAGTTCTTTCCCCTCCTTTGGTACGTGGGAATGGTATGGAAATAAAAGACCTTTTCAACTTGTCCATTGCATTTCAGCGTTTAGTATGGTTTAATTAAGTGGGAAATCCTTTTGTTCCTGAATTGCTCATtccaacattttttcttttttccgaaATTCCATTTCTTAAACCAACTTAGGGAATGCGCTTTCTACCTTTATCCTACAATGCCTAAATAGTAGGATGTCAAATTTATCCTTATACATTTTTACACTACATCATGATATCTTAGACTATTTGTAAGCTCAATTAACATTTAAATGTAATTTTTCataataattaattttccttgtatttaaaataatattttcttttatactagaaaaaa containing:
- the LOC113724526 gene encoding late embryogenesis abundant protein 47-like, with the protein product MSREQLIRPQSEEEQVKCGGDVASKEAVLAHLAQVGQQDGQIALPHELRSSITIGEALEAAVLTAGNKPVDYSDAAAIQAAEVRATGRTNIVPGGVAAAAQSAATRNARVTRDEDKTKLADVLSEACTKLPADKPVTRRDAEGVIGAELRNDPNLTTRPGGVAASLAAAARLNQTMNRNSQPS